The window aagtcctcatgAAAgagtttcatatctagcctaccccaacttgtttgggataaaaggcttcgTAAGTAAGTAAAGTAAAGTTAGTAGTGGAAGTGCTACTTGATGCTGTGGAAAGTGGATTGTAAAAAATTAACAGTCATTTTGGACCAAAGTCTTAGTAAGATGATGCATGACCCCTTGTTTGAGGCTTGTACTCCAAGAATTTGATGAATTTTGATTTGTCATTGACTAGCTAGCTTGTACATTTCTAAAAGTATGCTTATGTACTAGAAACCATACATTTATGATATCCTACTTCATAAGCCCTCATAAGCCATCTGATCTTTTAGTCTTTACACAGACCAGATGTAGCCAAAGACTGCTAATATTAGAAGTTGAAGGTGCACTACTACACCACAAATTACATATTATCATTCTCTGTTTCAAATGTTGGTTTAATTTGTCTAGTGATGCAGAGATGGTTCAACTCTGGAGCTTTTGATACAATTTCCGCAATTGTGAAGCAAATGTTCTCTGCTTGAGTCAATAGAAAAATTATGAGAATAACTCCTGATTGATAGTACCGAGTTTGTTCTACTAATATGATATCGCTTGCTCTGCAGGAATCTAAGGTTACATTCTGGTGGATGAGATGTAGAAACGAGTTGTTGGGTGTAATTTCTCCTTTTCTAAAGGTCGACTGTGGAGATTGAGCCTTTATGTAGCATGCATTGGTCAGCTAGGAAGTAATCGCTTGATCTATCTATTATCTAACTTATGTAGACATTCTTGGCTGGCATGAAGACACATTGATTTGCTTCCACTAGTTAGTACTTGTACCTCTCGGTTCGCTTAATCTGCAAGCAAATGTGTTCCAGTTTTCTGTGTCTGTTTGTTGATTTTGTTATCTAATTCTGTCTAGTGAATGTGAACTGCAGCTGGCTGTGTGGTGCTATTTGTTATAGCACAGCTGGACTCAACCAGGATGGTAGCAATGTCATTTTGCTActggcatgcttcttcttctttttccctttgagatGAGATGTAGGTTGTGATGAGTTGGCCaacatttgagatattgtgagtTAGTTTTGAAGAAATTAAAAGGTCTCAGTTATTATTCCTGTCAAAAGGGAAAAAAGATGAATAGTTTCAGTTCTTGCGATCAGGAACAGGGGGATAGCTAAACCAATGAGAGGGCAATGTTAGCTTGGATCTGCCGTTACGTGTTGAGATTAGCAAGTCTTTTGCATTAGTGGTGTGATTTTGCAAAACATATTCCGTGATGACCCATTTTCGTGTGTTTTTCTTGAATTTCCATCTGGTTCAGAACTCAGAATTTATAGGCTTCATCCTGACTTAGTGGATGTTGAATCCAATTGAGTGTGACATGGGAGTTGGAAGATGCTCCTGTATGAAACTGCTTACCTGGTGCCGGGAGTTCAATCACCTTCGCTTTCAGCTTCACAAACGTTTTGCATGAGTGGTTTGATGGAATATCCTAGTCCACAGTTCCCCCCAAAAGAAAAATCATACTTCACAAAGTTTAGATAAAGATCACATCATGTCTATCTTTCTTCAAAATTGAGTAGTAGCCTAACAAACTGAAATATTTTTCATGCTAACTTCTCTCTGTTATCTTGGCATGACAAGATAGAGTGACTTGCTTCAGTCAAATAGTAGTacgtgcttgcttgcttgcttgatgGCCGTGCATTTTGTGAGTTGACGAGTTCCAACATttgtgaagaagaaaaaaggcatcaCTTCTTCCTgtcaaagagaaaaaaagagaataaTCTGGTTATTGTGATTAGCAAACTTTTGCTCAAGTGATGTGTTTAAGAAAAACATGTTTTGTAACATTCAGAAGCAGATTAACACCGGGTACCTTATCAATGAGAGGGCAGGCACAAACGACTAGGTTAGTGGCAGGGACAAAAAAAGAAGTAACTATCTTTTTTTTTACAATGAAGAAGGAACTATCAATTGATGACGCTGTGATCAAGTAAAACTGAGAAGAGCTTTGGTTTTATTATTCTTCGGATGTTCACGGGTGGCGACTCTGGGTGAACACAAACGATTATCATCACTACCTCTTTTCTTTGGGAGGGGATTATCAATTGGTAAAATATCGCTGCCATTTTTTAGCATGCCATCGGCCACACTCCACCGCCATCTTCGTGCTCTGAGTGTGGCAGATGTCGGTGGTGGTGGGGCTGGCTTGGGGTTGATGGTGGTTTTTGTGCTCTTCTTCAGTGGTGTTCATGCTCGAGTGCTTCTTGGTGTGTCTCTGCTAGGCGATGCCCTGCGACTACGCCGGTGGCACACATCTACCCTGGCATCGTCTCGGCCTCGTGTGTCCTTTTGAATGTACCTGTCGGGGATATCTAGCAACATATGCTagggggtggcttatcatggaggggGACAAGAGTATGTCGccgggctctagaagcgggagtgAGCGAGACCGCATGCGCCTGcgagtcttacccaggttcgggctctcgtggagataacacccctagttctgttctgcggggtctccgcatgatgaccATCGTCAATAGAGTAGCTACAAGatgattgctccttgagctatttcggctagaggaggaagaagagctagGCTAGCTCTATCTTCTCCTTCAATGGGTGTGTGTGTGATCTCTAAGGTtctaaaccctttgcatgggtgagcctgggggtttatatagacctaccccagaacaatggtaatccggccgggtgtaggacccggccgTCAATGTCTCTagacgccggcttctccgccggctggcGTGTTCTTGACCGGTAGACAGGGCTCGCCGTCTACGGGCCATGTCGACCGTTTTTATATTGTAGCCCTACCGCTGATGACGGAGGCTTTCTCGAGAGGAGCATGGCTTCAGTAACCAGCCTCCAGCCATCTTTGGGCTCTCCACTTTTTTTGAAAGGAACGCATAGCATTCCATTACATTACAGAACTGGACACATCGCCAGCCACAACGTTATTTACAAAATCTGGGACCTGCCCAAGCCAAACTTCACATAAGCTAGCTCCTAGCTTAGCTCCGTAAGTAGCTAGCTTGTGCGCCACTACGTTACAAGATCGAGGGCAAGACACCACACATACATCATTGAAACCTATGTACAACTGAGCCTTAATATCTCTGAATATAGCATCTAATGCTGACAAGTCGAAGTCTTCAGTGGTTGTTGCATTCTTCAGTTGTATGGAATCAGTTTCAATTATTACTTTATCACAACCTAGCTGAATGGCTGTGTTTATGGCATAAAGCATCACCAACGCCTCGGAATGAAGTGCATCAGAGACTCGCTCTAGATTGCCTGCACCTGCAGCCATCACCTCACCACAATCATCTCTAATAACAAAGCCCCAGCCTCCAGTATTTGTCTCCTTCAAGAAGGCACCATCTGTGTTGATTTTCAGAGTTCCCGGTGGAGGCCTGGACCATCTTCCATCTTGCTGttgtttttgcatttttttcattcTGTTTCACCTTGcatagatgcataaaaagataatcaATAGAGTGCAATATTTCATCAGAGGATTTAATAGCATCTCCTGCATTAGCCCTATTCCTTTCATGCCACCACCGCCAAAGTAGCAGGAAAGATTTGATTTTTTCATCATCATTGAGATTTAGGATTTCCTCCATACAACTCAATGCATCTACACAAGATAGAATCCGCAGTCTAACGTGCTCCAGCTAGGCTTTCCTCCATACTTCCTTAACCTTTTTACATTTAATAAAGCACTGACTGCCATCCTCATCCAACCGAAAGAAAACAGGACAGAGAGTATCTACTTGCATACCTCTGTGTCGTAGCTTCATGCGCAGGGGTAAGCTGTCCGTAGATAAGCGCCACAGAAAGTGAAGAACCTTGTTTGGGAGGGGAAGCAACCACAACTTCTGCCAGTTCAGACCTCCTCCTTCTTCATCTGCACTTGAGGAAGAAGTTAGTCCTGTATTTGATTCATGGGTTGCACTGTCTACAGCCACTCTGTGTGCAGATTTTACCGAAAAAATACCTTTTTTTATCAAAATGCCATGCTATAATATCATCGTTATGTTCATGAATTGGGAGCTGTAGGATAATCTTTGCATCTTCAGGAAGGAAGGTTTGCCTTACTAGATCCTCATCCCAATTGTTTGTGGTGGGATCAATCAGCTCATTAACTTTGGTAATAGCATTTCTACCCCTTTGAGTGATGACTCTTCTAGTACTTCCTCTCGGAATCCATGGATCAGACCAGATATTAATGTTGTTACCGCTACCAACTCTCCATATAATCCCCTTCTTTAGCAAGTTTATCCCTTTTAATATACTGCGCCATGTGTAGGAGATACCACCCTTGGGACTGGCATTTAGAATCGAGTCATTTGGGTAGTACCTTGCAGACAAAACCTGCGCACATAATGAGTTTGGATTTTGAATaagcctccaagcttgtctcgcaaGCATGGCTATATTGAAAGCATGGAGGTCCCTGAATCCTAGACCCCCGGTCTTCTTTGTCTTCGTCAGTTTTTCCCAGCTGACCCAGTGTGTTTTATTCTCCTTATCTATTTGACTCCACCAATATTTATTGATCATGGAGCTTAGCTCGTCGCACAAGGACTTGGTTAGATCATAGCAAGCCATGGAATACACCGGGATTGCTTGTGCTAATGCTTTAATAAGGATTTGTTTCCCAccttttgaaaggagtttttccttCCAGCCTTGGATCTTTTTCCACACTCTCTCTTTTATATATTCAAAGCATCTCGCTCTGGCTTTACCCACGTAGGATGGAACACCTAGATATTTCGAGGTTAAACCTTCCGACTTAATCTGTAGAATACTTCTCATTTCCTTCTTCATCTCTTGACTTGTGTTTGTGCTGAATAATATTGAGGACTTGTCTTTGTTAATCATTTGGCCTGAAGCAGTTTCATAGGAGTTCAATATTTTGTTAACTTCATGGGCACTCTCAGCATTAGCCTCCATGAGTAGCAATGAGTCATTTGCAAACAACAAGTGACTTACACTGGGCGCTTCTCTACAGATCTTAATCCCCCTCAGTGACCCCCTCATCTCAGCTTCATGTAACATGGTAGATAACCCCTCTGCGCATATGAGGAACAAGTATGGAGAGAGTGGATCTCCTTGGCGCAAGCCTCTTTGAGGTGTAGTTATTTCAGTTGTGTCGTGATTCACCTTGATCTGGTACTTAACAGTTGAGACACAGCGCATTATCAGTTCAATCCAATACCGCTTAAAGCCTAGCCGTTGCATCATATCTTTTAAAAATGTCCATTCAACACGATCATAGGCTTTACTCATATCCAATTTGACAGCTGAATAGCCCATCaagctgcttcttctcctctgcaggaAATGAGTTAGCTCATATGCCAAAAGAATATTAGCCTCCCTGGCACGAAGGCGCTCTGGTTAGGGAGATGATGTTGGAATAATTACCTTAAGCCTGTTTGTGATTACCTTAGAGACCAGCTTATACACCACATTACACAAACTGATTGGTCTCAAATCCTTTATGCTTGCTGGGTTGGCATTCTTCGGAATTAATACTATTAGCGTATAATTCCACCCTTCAAGCATTTCTTCTCCTCTCAATATTTGAAGAACCTCCTTTGTGACCTGGTTCCCAACAATTTGCCAAAATCTTTTAAAGAATATGGCTGGCATACCATCAGGTCCTGGTGCTTTCAGGTCACCTATGTTGTCTAAGGCCCGTTTCACCTCCTCCTCTGTATACTCAGCACACAGTATATCATTCATCTCTTTTGTCACCCTTGGTTGAACCACGTGCAGAATTTCTTCATTATCCTTTCCAGCCATGGAAGAGAAGATGTTAAAAAAGTAATTTGCAATTCCTCCCCCTCCACCCAAGTGTTGTCCTCCCTTTTCAGCCTCTTGATGGTGTTCCTTTTCCTCCTTTCAGATGCAAAGGCGTGAAAAAATGATGTGTTCTTATCCCCATCATGTAACCATTTGACATGGGCTCGTTGTTTCCAGTGTGTATCTTTTTGGTGCTCCAATCTGTCCAACTTCTCCCTCAAAAAGTGCTCTCTGTTAACCCTTTCTTGGGTGATGTCTCCTCTTCGCACCTCTTCTAACTCCTTTTTTAACATTTTGATTCTTTTCTCCAGATCACCTAAAACATTAGTGTCCCAGTCCTTTAGATCTCCTGCTACCTTACTCAACATCGCTTGGGTATTTTGATCTCCCCGCAGGCCAGCATTGGACCATGCATTGTTGACCACCTTTTCACAATCATCCTCCTGCAACCACCTAGCTTCAAACTTGAAACTATGAGCCCTTCTTTTATAAGAAAATACTCTCCCAGCTTCCCCTATTTGGATAGTTATAGGCCTATGGTCTGAGTGGTGTGGGTCTCCATTTAGGACTCTGAAGTTAGGAAATCTTGCACACCAACTTCTTGACCCCACAGCTCTATCCAGTCTTTCTTTAACAAACCGGCTAGCATCCCAACTATGGTTACGCCACGTATATTTATCCCCCACATAGCCCAAATCTCTCAACCCAcagcttgctagggctgctctaaaATTTTCCATTTGGCTTTGAGCTCTGGCTGGCCCCCTCTCTTCTCATGGTTATACATGATCTCATTAAAGTCGCCCGCACACAACCATGGAAGGTTCAGCTGCTGACTTATTACGCGAAGTAATTTCCAAGTTATATTCCTTTTATCATTCGCTGGCTCTCCATAAATACCTGTAAATCGCCATTTAAACCCATCCTTTTCCACTATTTTTGCGTCAATATGATTCTTAGAATAGTTGAGCAGCTCCAAATTTACTTCTTTTTTCCAAAACAATGCCAATCCCCCACTCTTCCCCTCGCAATCTCTCACTATCATGTTTCCCATCTGTAACATCCACTTAAACTTTTCCATCCTCCTCTTATCCAATTTGGTCTCAGATAAGAAGAGGATGTCGGGGTCCACCTGCTTCTGAAGATCCAGAAGTCCTCTCACCGCCGGGCCATTCCCCAATCCCCGGCAGTTCCATACTAAAATTCTCATTTTGGCTCGCCAGGCTGTCCCTGCAGCCCGGCGTTTGCAGTTTCAGAGTTGTTCTCCTCTTTTCCTTCACCCTCCTCGACTTCCATCTTTGCTTTCTTTGCTAGTTCTATATCTTCATCAATTTCCATCATAATTACCTTTCTCTTCTTCTGTTCTGTCGTACTTAATTGGTTCTACTGGTTTCTTTCCTTCCTCTCAATTCGCTTGAAAGTACCTCTCTTTATGCCTTTTCCTGACTCCATaaatatatttccttctttgttctGGGACTCTTCCTTGTTCTGCTCCAAAATAACCTTTGTTGACCCTTGGATATCATGTATTACTTTTGTGATAGTGTCATTCATCTCTTCAGCCTTACTTGGTTCTCTTTCCGTTCTTTGTACCTTTTCAGTGGGGTCTTGTATCACTATTCCGCTGCGATCCAGTCTTTTCTCCTCCCCTACTACCTGGTTCTTATACTGTTTTAATTTGAGAGGACTTGTAACTTCATTCCCATCACTCCTTGGTCCTCCCTCATCATCTTCGCTTGGTACATCTCTTCACCAGAACGGCCCATCGCTTCCCTGTTTGCTCCCCTTGTTACCTGTACTATTGCTTGACCAGAATTTTCCTTTATTATTTGGAGCCCTACTTCTTTCTTCGCTTGAGCTCCCCTTGTACATATTTGCACGCAGCCATGGTCCAAATTGCCTAGACCCCGTTCTTCTAGATCTAGTTGGGCATGATTTTTCAGTATGTCCAATAATTCCACAACTATAACAGAAGTCGGGAAGAGATACTCGTATGTGAATGAGACAATCTTTTCCTATGTTGCGATTCAAGTCCACAGCCACACCATTTCcccgaaaagaaaaaaaaagttccGCACCAGCGACTAGGGCGAGCGAGATGACCAGCCGCCACCGCCCGCTGCCGTCGCCGGCGGCGGGTCCACTGGAGAACAACGACCTgctctccgagatcctcctccgcctccccccgCAGCCGTCCTCCCTCCCCCGCGCCTCCGTCGTCTGCACGCGCTGGCGCAGCCTCGCCTCCGACCCTGGCTTCTGCCGCCGTTTCCGCATCCACCACCGCCGCAATCCTCCCCTCCTCGGTTTCTTCGGCAATAATCTCGGCCGCTCCTtcctacctactccctccgttcggaattacttgtctcggatatggatgtatctagaactaaaatacatctagatacatccatttctgcgacaagtaattccaaacggagggagtactctggAGGCGCCCAATCGTGTCCCGTCCGGGCGCTTCTCCTTGCAGCCCCGCGACGGCGACTCGATCCCCTTCCGGTGCATcggatgccgccatggcctcgTGCTAGTCTTCGACCTGAGGCGCCTTTACCTTGTGTGGGACCCCGTCACCGGCCACCAGCGCCGCCTAGCCTGCCCCACGGGGTTCGATCCGGAGGGTTCGATCGTCAACGGGGCGGTGCTTCGTGCTGGGCCAGACGCCCAGCATTTCCAGGTGGTCTTGGTAGCGGCAGGCGAAGCCGACAATCAACAAAGCCGGGTGTTCGCCTGCGTTTACTCGTCGGAGACCGGCGTATGGGGTAATATCATCTTCTCAACATGGATTCAGTCCGAGCTTACGCACGACCTTCCCATCGCAGTTGATACAGTGCCTGCTGTGCTGGTTGGGCGTTCCCTTTACTGGTTACTTAGGAGTTCATCAAGCCACTCTCCATTTAATGCGGAGAAGCAAATCATTGAGTTTGATTTAGAGAAGCAGAAGCTTGCTGTGATACGGATGCCAGGGGCGGTGGATGTTTTTCTAGGCCGTGTAACAGTCGTGCAGGAAGACGGTGGTGGGCTGGGTTTCCTCATCGTGAAAGACCTCACTGCCCAAGCTCAATTATGGAAGAGGAAGATGGATTCTGATGGTGTTGGCTCATGGGAACTGAAAAGAACCATTGATCTGAATAAACTTCTTTCCCTGAATTTAGAGAAGCATATAGGGATAATACGATTTGCCGAGGACAATAATTTGCTGGTTCTGCCCACCGTTTTCGGCCTCTTCACAGTTCAGCTTCAGTCATTGCAGTACAAGAAACTTTCTGGATACAACAAACTTTGTCACCTTCATCCATTCGAAAGTGTCTACATTGCAGGTAATAGCATCACTAGCATGCCTCCACACTTCTTTATTTACAAAACCAAGTTAATTTTTGATAATTGAGATGGGATCTTATTCACATCCTTTCATGTTAAGCTAACAATTTTAAGTAGTGTTGCATCACTTATTTCTTTTGCTGCTTGATGACCTCTTCAACATATAGCAATTTTCTTTCTGTAATGTCTCTGTCCCGGTGCTTATGTGGTGgtgttttatgtgatggttatgagCTGGGTTCACATGTGCTACTGGTAGTTAGTGTCACCTGGGCGATGGGCTATTTGTTGTTATCTGATTTGTCAAAAAATTATGTAGCAATGCCTTGTATAATCCATCACTAGACCCCACCCGATGTGGGAGCTTctagcactgggtctgtccttttttATCATATAATTATTATCACTGAACTATATGGTTCAAGTCAGAGCCAGCAAACTGTCCTTCTCAGTTCATTATATGAGTATCCATACAAGAAAACAATGAACACCAATATTGGCAGGTTCTTTGTGTGATAATGAAACTAAATTTGCTATTGCCTGCCTATTGACATATGCAATAATTTTATGAGGGTATTTTTAGTGCATAGCTTCAGTGTAGTTTATCCCAAGCAAAGACACTTAACAGATGGAAGTTGAAAACAACACGAAAAACTAGTTTGAACCAACTGTAACGTCAATACCTAATGGAAGAAATAGAACTACCTTTAAGCTTACAAATGTACCTTGAGCTGCCTATTTGACATTTCAGTTGGTTAAAACTTATATCTGCTAATCATGCTAATAATCTTAACTCAATTCTGTCGAGTTCGTTTCAAATTCATAAAAATTTGTCACTTTATCACTATTAGGAGAGTCTGTTGTGGTGCAAGTCCATTTCTTTTGTTCATGGAAACTACTAATGCGTTCTTTTGTACATTTTTCAGGCAAAATTTATTTAAAGATACTCTAAAATATCATGATAACTTTTTTGCTAGATTTTTTAGTATCATTATTGTTTTTTTCCAATTATGGCACGGAGCTTAATAATTCTGGTTAACTTGTCTCTTCTGACCAGCTAATAGCATAATAGTCTAAGCGTGCATGTTCTTCAATTTTACAATATTGATCAGTTTATACTGTTTTTGGATATTCTTTAAATTCAACATTAGATGTGGTTTTGTTTATCTGTTTCTAATGTTGTATCAAACTGACTTTTTGTTCCAACTAAAGCTGTGAGTTCATCTGAATATCTCCTTGATGCCTCCTTGTACCTATTTGGCCTTTCGTTGGAATGTCATAGGTTGTTTGACTTATGCTTGCAGAAACAGGCATCGGTGGTGGACATGGTGCACCTGATCTTTTGCAAAACACATAAAGATGGTTGTCTCTTTGAGCAGGTAAGCTTAGCTTCTGCATGTATGCTAAGATATCTGAAATAGTTTGTACTGCAAGAGaggactcttgtcatgcttgctgcaCCTGTATTCTTTTTCCAGGCTTTACTTCTTATCCCTTCCTGAGCAGCTTCCCATTTACTTCCACATGTCGTCCTTCTCTTTTGTTTGCTGATGTTGTACCCCCTCTGCCTCCCCTTATACTGGATGTGTTATTTCAATTGCCTTCCTCTCCCATCCGTCTGCCTTGCTTTCAGTTTACCTACTCCTTAGTACTCACCCAGTTCCTTCTGGTACTGTGGGTTCTTCTCCCTCTATCTTCTCCGGTGGCTGGTGAATTAGGAGTTAGGATCCTTCCTAATTCCCTATTTGTGCGATATGCTCGTGTCTGCATTTAGAAGCGTAGGGAGTATGATTTATTTTGTTGCTTGCATTTATCGACGATTATTCTTGTTTTAGGCTGTTTGTTTAAACATTTTCTCCGCATTTCATGTGTTGTCTGACAAATTCTTATATATAGGTAATTGGCCATTAGCCACTAATATTAATTTGGTTGGTCCAAACTATCAGTAGCTATGTTTTTTGTGGACTGTAATTTCTTCATCAGTTGCCACCATTGATGTTTAAAACTTCATATGAAACAAGTGATCAGACTGACATGATTAGATTCACCATAAAAACTGCTCTTATCACCAATACCCTTTTTTACTTTTACTGGCATGTTAGTGGTGGAAGTACTACTTGATGCCGTAGAGACTGGAGAGTAAAAAATTAACAGTCATTTTGGACCGAAGTCTTAGTTAGTAAGATGATGCATGGCCCCTTTTTTGAGGCTTGTACTGCAAGAATTTGATGAATTTCGATTTGTTATTGACTAGCTAGCTCGTACATTTCTAAAAGCATGCTTATGAACTAGAAACCGAACTAGAAACCAGACATTTCTGCTATCCTACTTAATGAGCCCCTCATAAGCCCACTTATCTTTTAGTCTTTACGCAGACCAGATGTAGCCAAAGACTGCTAATATTAGAAGTTGAAGGTGCACTACTACACTACAAATTACCTATTATCGGTCTCTGTTTCAAATTCTGGTTTAATTTGTCTAATAatgcagaaatggttcaactttggAGCTTTTGACACAATTTCCGCAATTGTGAAGCAAACGTTTTCTGCTGAGTCATAGAAAACTTTATGAGAATAACTCCTGATTGAATAGTACCAAGTTTGTTCGACTGATATGATATTGCTTGCTCTGCAGGAATCTACAGTTACATTCTGGTGGCTGAGATGTAGACACGAGTTGTTGGGTGTAGTTTCTCCCATTCTAAATGTCGGCTGCGGAGATTGCGCCTGCATGTAGCATGCATTGGTCAGCTGTTAAATGAACTTGTAGGAACCAATCGCTTGATTTTATCTATTATCTAACTTATGTAGTCATTCTCGGCTGGCATGAAGGAACATTAATTTGCTTCCATTAATTAGTACCTGTCCCTCTCGGTTCGCTTAATTTGCAAGCAAGTATGTTCCAGTTTTCTGtgttttttgttgttgattttgttATTTGATTCTGTCTAGTGAATGTGAACTGCAGCTGGCTGTGT is drawn from Triticum dicoccoides isolate Atlit2015 ecotype Zavitan chromosome 6B, WEW_v2.0, whole genome shotgun sequence and contains these coding sequences:
- the LOC119320749 gene encoding uncharacterized protein LOC119320749, with the translated sequence MTSRHRPLPSPAAGPLENNDLLSEILLRLPPQPSSLPRASVVCTRWRSLASDPGFCRRFRIHHRRNPPLLGSTLEAPNRVPSGRFSLQPRDGDSIPFRCIGCRHGLVLVFDLRRLYLVWDPVTGHQRRLACPTGFDPEGSIVNGAVLRAGPDAQHFQVVLVAAGEADNQQSRVFACVYSSETGVWGNIIFSTWIQSELTHDLPIAVDTVPAVLVGRSLYWLLRSSSSHSPFNAEKQIIEFDLEKQKLAVIRMPGAVDVFLGRVTVVQEDGGGLGFLIVKDLTAQAQLWKRKMDSDGVGSWELKRTIDLNKLLSLNLEKHIGIIRFAEDNNLLVLPTVFGLFTVQLQSLQYKKLSGYNKLCHLHPFESVYIAETGIGGGHGAPDLLQNT